One stretch of Lysobacter sp. KIS68-7 DNA includes these proteins:
- a CDS encoding DUF3667 domain-containing protein, with protein MNDNAPWTCPTCQRVLSTPFCPTCGERRLRARDLTLRGLLAQVAQSVTNLDARLIRTVRCLVTQPGELTVRYLQGPRKPYIGPFAFFLLTNVLFVAMEVLTRSNVFSTPLAEHLRTQPWSEWARPLVAHRLAHLHMTFDAFAPVFDAAVADHAKSFVALMVLPFAIAPAIVFHRSHRPFVTHVAYSLHFHAFMLLLLSVSLVVPFVDIAMGGRGLQNQVLDNSLALAHLAICAVYLFLSAGPVYGARGVARWFQTLALTLAAMATFLGYRFVLFLATLYTA; from the coding sequence ATGAACGACAACGCGCCCTGGACGTGCCCGACCTGCCAGCGGGTGCTGTCCACGCCGTTCTGCCCGACCTGCGGCGAACGCCGCCTGCGGGCACGCGACCTGACTTTGCGCGGCCTGCTGGCACAGGTCGCGCAGTCGGTCACCAACCTCGATGCGCGCTTGATCCGCACGGTGCGCTGCCTGGTCACGCAACCGGGCGAGCTCACCGTTCGTTACCTGCAGGGGCCGCGCAAGCCCTACATCGGGCCGTTCGCGTTCTTCCTGCTGACGAACGTGTTGTTCGTCGCGATGGAAGTGCTGACCCGGTCGAACGTGTTCTCGACGCCGCTGGCCGAGCACCTGCGCACCCAACCGTGGAGCGAATGGGCGCGCCCGCTCGTGGCGCACCGCCTCGCGCACCTGCACATGACCTTCGACGCGTTTGCGCCCGTGTTCGACGCCGCGGTCGCGGACCACGCGAAGTCCTTCGTCGCCCTGATGGTGCTGCCCTTCGCGATCGCGCCGGCGATCGTGTTCCATCGCAGCCATCGCCCGTTCGTCACGCACGTGGCGTATTCGCTGCACTTCCACGCGTTCATGCTGTTGCTGCTCAGCGTGTCGCTGGTGGTGCCCTTCGTCGATATCGCGATGGGCGGGCGCGGACTCCAGAACCAGGTGCTGGACAACAGCCTCGCGCTCGCGCACCTGGCGATCTGCGCGGTGTACCTGTTCCTGTCCGCCGGGCCGGTCTATGGCGCGCGCGGGGTGGCGCGCTGGTTCCAGACGCTCGCGCTGACCCTCGCGGCGATGGCGACCTTCCTCGGCTATCGCTTCGTGCTGTTCCTGGCCACGCTCTACACGGCCTGA
- the speE gene encoding polyamine aminopropyltransferase, producing MTAPTWMYENFEPAGSAIGYRITRKLDEVQSPFQKIEIYESTDWGNLMLIDGAMMLTTRDNFLYHEMMSHPALFTHANPKRVVIIGGGDCGTLREVLKHKGVESATQCDIDEQVTRMAEKWFPELCDSNNDARAELLFDDGIAYMANCPAGSVDIVIVDSTDPVGPAEGLFNKAFYESCFRALKDDGILVQQSESPLVLLDLIKEMRGEMGKAGFKTFKTLPFPQPCYPTGWWSCTLARKGGNFDFRAVDARAKTFDTKYYTADIHQGASTLPPFVAAALGE from the coding sequence ATGACCGCTCCCACCTGGATGTACGAGAACTTCGAACCCGCCGGCTCGGCCATCGGCTACCGCATCACGCGCAAGCTCGACGAGGTCCAGTCGCCGTTCCAGAAGATCGAGATCTACGAGAGCACCGACTGGGGCAACCTGATGCTCATCGACGGCGCGATGATGCTCACCACGCGCGACAATTTCCTCTACCACGAGATGATGTCGCACCCGGCGTTGTTCACGCATGCGAACCCGAAGCGCGTGGTCATCATCGGCGGCGGCGACTGCGGCACGCTGCGCGAAGTGCTCAAGCACAAGGGCGTGGAATCGGCCACGCAGTGCGACATCGACGAGCAGGTCACGCGCATGGCGGAGAAGTGGTTCCCCGAGCTGTGCGATTCGAACAACGACGCACGCGCGGAACTGTTGTTCGACGACGGCATCGCCTACATGGCCAATTGTCCCGCGGGCAGCGTGGACATCGTGATCGTGGATTCCACCGATCCGGTCGGCCCGGCCGAAGGCCTGTTCAACAAGGCCTTTTATGAAAGCTGCTTCCGCGCATTGAAGGACGACGGCATCCTGGTGCAGCAATCCGAGTCGCCGCTCGTGCTGCTGGATCTCATCAAGGAGATGCGCGGCGAGATGGGCAAAGCGGGCTTCAAGACTTTCAAGACACTGCCGTTCCCGCAGCCGTGCTATCCGACGGGCTGGTGGAGCTGCACGCTGGCACGCAAGGGCGGCAACTTCGATTTCCGCGCAGTGGACGCGCGTGCGAAGACCTTCGACACGAAGTACTACACCGCCGACATCCACCAGGGCGCGAGCACCTTGCCGCCCTTCGTGGCCGCGGCGCTGGGCGAGTAA
- the speA gene encoding arginine decarboxylase, which produces MSAWSVDQARKTYSIPHWAEGYFDIDGAGRITVRPRGEKGPDIALAEVVDKAKANGAKLPLLVRFPDILGDRLGKLQAAFAQAQADWDYKGGYTAVYPIKVNQHQGVAGTLASHAGEGFGLEAGSKPELMAVLALSRPGGLIVCNGYKDREYIRLALIGRKLGLQTFIVVEKPSELKLVIEEARALDVRPGLGVRMRLASLGAGKWQNSGGDKAKFGLSPRQVLDLWKTLRDNGYGDCLGLLHFHMGSQISNVRDIANGMREAVRYFVELSKLGAKVQYMDVGGGLGIDYEGTRSRSYCSINYGIGQYANNIVQPLAEACEQYKLAPPRIVTECGRAMTAHHAVLVANVSEVEEAPEGRVPDVHGDEPAVIRHLRELHGELDARPAVELFHEAQHHHSEGLSLYALGQIDLVHRARIDDLFYAIAHAVRARLDVGERSHRDLLDELNERLVDKYFVNFSVFESMPDVWAIDQVFPIVPIERLDEAPVRRGVIADMTCDSDGKIDTYVENEGLDSSMPLHPLRAGEVYRLGFFLVGAYQEILGDIHNLFGDTDAVEVHLDGNGYAMSQQRRGDTTDVMLDYVGYKLDALRGAYAKKVDAAGLSAEESARMKDALEAGLTAYTYLSDEPV; this is translated from the coding sequence ATGAGCGCATGGTCCGTCGACCAGGCCCGCAAGACCTACTCCATCCCGCACTGGGCCGAGGGGTATTTCGACATCGACGGCGCCGGCCGCATCACGGTGCGCCCGCGTGGCGAGAAGGGACCGGACATCGCGCTCGCGGAGGTCGTCGACAAGGCCAAGGCCAACGGCGCGAAGCTGCCGCTGCTCGTGCGCTTCCCCGACATCCTCGGCGACCGGCTCGGCAAGCTGCAGGCCGCGTTCGCGCAGGCGCAGGCCGACTGGGATTACAAGGGCGGCTATACGGCCGTCTATCCGATCAAGGTGAACCAGCACCAGGGCGTCGCCGGCACGTTGGCCTCGCACGCGGGCGAAGGCTTCGGCCTGGAAGCGGGCAGCAAGCCCGAGCTGATGGCCGTGCTCGCCCTGAGCCGCCCCGGCGGCCTCATCGTCTGCAACGGTTACAAGGACCGCGAATACATCCGCCTCGCGCTGATCGGCCGCAAGCTCGGCCTGCAGACCTTCATCGTGGTGGAGAAGCCGAGCGAGCTGAAGCTCGTGATCGAGGAAGCGCGCGCGCTCGACGTGCGCCCCGGTCTCGGCGTGCGCATGCGGCTGGCTTCGCTCGGTGCGGGCAAGTGGCAGAACAGCGGCGGCGACAAGGCGAAGTTCGGCCTCTCGCCGCGCCAAGTGCTCGACCTGTGGAAGACGCTCCGCGACAACGGCTATGGCGATTGCCTCGGCCTGCTGCACTTCCACATGGGCTCGCAGATCTCCAACGTGCGCGACATCGCCAACGGCATGCGCGAGGCGGTGCGTTACTTCGTCGAGCTGTCCAAGCTCGGTGCGAAGGTCCAGTACATGGACGTCGGTGGCGGCCTGGGCATCGACTACGAAGGCACGCGCTCGCGCAGCTACTGCTCGATCAACTACGGCATCGGCCAGTACGCGAACAACATCGTGCAGCCGCTGGCGGAAGCCTGCGAACAGTACAAGCTCGCGCCGCCGCGCATCGTCACCGAATGCGGTCGCGCGATGACGGCGCATCATGCGGTGCTGGTCGCGAACGTCTCGGAAGTCGAAGAAGCGCCGGAAGGCCGCGTGCCGGATGTGCACGGCGACGAACCCGCCGTCATCCGCCACCTGCGCGAACTGCACGGCGAGCTCGATGCACGCCCCGCGGTGGAGCTCTTCCACGAAGCGCAGCACCACCACAGCGAAGGCCTGTCGCTTTACGCGCTCGGCCAGATCGATCTCGTGCATCGCGCGCGGATAGACGATCTGTTCTACGCGATCGCGCATGCCGTGCGCGCGCGCCTGGACGTGGGCGAGCGTTCGCATCGCGACCTGCTGGACGAATTGAACGAGCGCCTGGTCGACAAGTATTTCGTCAACTTCAGCGTGTTCGAATCGATGCCGGACGTGTGGGCGATCGACCAGGTATTCCCGATCGTGCCAATCGAGCGCCTGGACGAAGCACCGGTGCGTCGCGGCGTGATCGCGGACATGACCTGCGACTCCGACGGCAAGATCGACACCTACGTCGAAAACGAAGGCCTCGACAGCTCGATGCCGCTGCATCCGCTGCGCGCGGGCGAGGTGTATCGCCTCGGCTTCTTCCTCGTTGGCGCGTACCAGGAAATCCTGGGCGACATCCACAACCTGTTCGGCGATACGGATGCGGTCGAAGTGCACCTCGACGGCAACGGATACGCGATGAGCCAGCAGCGTCGCGGCGACACGACCGACGTGATGCTCGACTACGTGGGCTACAAGCTGGATGCGCTGCGCGGTGCGTATGCGAAGAAGGTGGACGCCGCGGGCCTGTCGGCCGAAGAAAGCGCGCGCATGAAGGACGCGCTCGAAGCCGGCCTCACCGCGTACACCTATCTCAGCGATGAGCCGGTCTGA
- a CDS encoding SDR family NAD(P)-dependent oxidoreductase, whose translation MTTTARTAFITGATSGFGAAAAKRFVADGWRVVATGRREDRLNALVESLGADNVHPAVFDVRDEAAMRAAIDALPPAFRNIDLLVNNAGLAQGTLPAQRAVLSDWQTMIDTNIRALVVVTHALLPTLIERRGAIINVSSTAATYPYTGGNVYGGSKAFVSQFSLGLRADLHGTGVRVTALEPGMAETEFTLVRTHGDQAASDALYKGAHPMTAEDIADTIHWIATLPPHLNINRLEMMPTSQSFAGFQIARQ comes from the coding sequence ATGACGACGACCGCGCGCACCGCATTCATCACCGGCGCCACCTCCGGGTTCGGCGCCGCGGCGGCGAAGCGGTTCGTCGCCGATGGCTGGCGCGTGGTCGCCACGGGCCGTCGCGAGGATCGCCTCAATGCGCTCGTCGAATCGCTGGGGGCCGACAACGTCCACCCCGCCGTGTTCGACGTGCGCGACGAGGCCGCGATGCGCGCGGCGATCGACGCATTGCCGCCCGCCTTTCGCAACATCGACCTGCTGGTGAACAACGCCGGCCTCGCGCAGGGCACGCTGCCCGCACAGCGCGCGGTGCTCAGCGACTGGCAGACGATGATCGACACCAACATCCGCGCGCTCGTCGTCGTGACGCACGCGCTGCTGCCCACGCTGATCGAACGCCGCGGCGCGATCATCAACGTCAGCTCGACGGCGGCGACCTACCCCTACACCGGCGGCAACGTATACGGCGGCAGCAAGGCCTTCGTCTCGCAGTTCTCACTGGGCTTGCGCGCCGACCTGCATGGCACCGGCGTGCGCGTGACCGCGCTCGAGCCGGGCATGGCCGAAACCGAGTTCACGCTGGTGCGCACGCACGGCGACCAGGCGGCGTCGGATGCGCTCTACAAGGGCGCGCACCCGATGACGGCGGAAGACATCGCCGACACGATCCACTGGATCGCGACGCTCCCGCCGCACCTGAACATCAATCGCCTGGAAATGATGCCGACGAGCCAATCCTTCGCCGGCTTCCAGATCGCGCGCCAGTAA
- a CDS encoding SPOR domain-containing protein: MAAKRGKSQARRNGGNHNPAWMWVLVGLAVGVGLIVAVPKLMPKGDGDGFFRPKPNPDAQPVASNSAEEDDAIVPEDAPAPGKKPDKPKPTTYDFYTLLPANEVALSDDELAASERAEAAGKPGDAPKSEPAVQTAKASDTVVAQQPNAAPTTTNANATTPAKPVTAEAKDDGAHYILQAGAFQASGDAEAVKAKIAMLGLTARVESAQISDKTVFRVRMGPYGSASELADAKRRLSGGGLPAMAIKSR; this comes from the coding sequence ATGGCGGCAAAACGCGGCAAGTCGCAGGCGCGACGCAACGGCGGCAACCACAATCCCGCGTGGATGTGGGTGCTCGTGGGGCTGGCGGTCGGCGTCGGGCTGATCGTCGCGGTGCCCAAGCTGATGCCCAAGGGCGACGGCGACGGCTTCTTCCGTCCCAAGCCGAACCCCGATGCGCAGCCGGTGGCGAGCAACAGCGCCGAGGAAGACGACGCGATCGTCCCCGAAGACGCGCCGGCGCCGGGCAAGAAGCCGGACAAGCCCAAGCCGACCACCTACGACTTCTACACGCTGCTGCCGGCCAACGAAGTCGCGCTCTCCGACGACGAGCTCGCCGCGAGCGAACGCGCCGAAGCCGCGGGCAAGCCCGGCGATGCGCCGAAGTCGGAACCGGCCGTGCAGACCGCGAAGGCCAGCGACACGGTCGTCGCGCAGCAGCCGAACGCCGCGCCGACCACGACGAACGCAAACGCCACCACCCCCGCCAAGCCCGTGACGGCCGAAGCGAAGGACGACGGCGCGCACTACATCCTGCAGGCCGGCGCCTTCCAGGCGAGCGGCGATGCCGAAGCGGTGAAGGCGAAGATCGCGATGCTCGGCCTGACCGCGCGCGTCGAGTCGGCGCAGATCTCGGACAAGACCGTGTTCCGCGTGCGCATGGGGCCCTACGGCAGTGCGTCCGAACTCGCCGATGCCAAGCGCCGGCTGAGCGGCGGCGGCCTGCCGGCGATGGCGATCAAGTCGCGCTGA
- the argS gene encoding arginine--tRNA ligase: MKASLRALVDQGIAALRTAGTLPSDVAVPAFVVERPKDRSRGDFSTNVAMVLAKAARTNPRALAQALVAALPASDDVAKVEIAGPGFINFHLAPEAYTRELREIVARGNAYGRNDSGSGRTCGVEYVSANPTGPLHVGHGRAAAIGDCIARVLAANGWKVMREFYYNDAGAQIDNLAKSVQARALGKGPGDPTWPEDGYRGDYIVDVAQGYLRGDTVEFEDHIVQGAKDPNDFDAIRRFAVAYLRREQNADLAAYGVAFDVYFLESSLYNDGKVEETVRELVAHGHTYEEGGALWLRTTDFGDDKDRVMRKSDGTFTYFLPDVAYHRSKWLRGYERAITELGADHHGSLQRVIAGLQALDCGIPDNWPEYVLHQMVTVMRGGEEVKLSKRAGSYLTLRDLIEEVGRDATRWFLIARKADSQLTFDIDLARSQSNDNPVYYVQYAHARVCSLLRQAGEKGFTFDLANGLRHVDTLVDEQAQGLMVELSRYPEVVEAAADTLEPHAIAQYLRELANAFHGWYHAQPILVDDANQRDARLALSVGTGQVLKNGLDLLGVSAPEKM, encoded by the coding sequence GTGAAAGCCTCCCTCCGCGCCCTGGTGGACCAGGGCATCGCCGCCCTGCGTACCGCGGGCACGCTCCCCTCGGACGTCGCGGTCCCCGCGTTCGTCGTCGAGCGCCCCAAGGACCGTTCGCGCGGCGATTTCTCCACCAACGTCGCGATGGTGCTGGCGAAAGCCGCGCGCACCAATCCGCGCGCGCTCGCGCAGGCCCTCGTCGCGGCGCTGCCGGCCTCGGACGACGTCGCCAAGGTCGAGATCGCAGGCCCGGGCTTCATCAACTTCCACCTGGCACCCGAAGCCTATACGCGCGAACTGCGCGAGATCGTCGCGCGCGGCAACGCCTATGGCCGCAACGACTCCGGTTCGGGCCGCACCTGCGGCGTCGAATACGTGTCGGCCAATCCCACCGGCCCGCTGCATGTCGGCCACGGCCGCGCGGCGGCGATCGGCGACTGCATCGCGCGCGTCCTGGCCGCAAACGGCTGGAAGGTGATGCGCGAGTTCTATTACAACGACGCCGGCGCGCAGATCGACAACCTCGCCAAGTCCGTGCAGGCGCGCGCGCTCGGCAAGGGGCCGGGCGATCCGACATGGCCGGAGGACGGCTATCGCGGCGATTACATCGTGGACGTGGCGCAGGGTTACCTGCGCGGCGACACCGTGGAATTCGAAGACCACATCGTCCAGGGCGCGAAGGATCCGAACGACTTCGATGCGATCCGCCGCTTCGCCGTGGCCTACCTGCGCCGCGAACAGAATGCGGACCTCGCCGCCTACGGCGTGGCCTTCGACGTCTACTTCCTCGAGTCCTCGCTGTACAACGACGGCAAGGTGGAAGAGACGGTGCGCGAACTCGTCGCACACGGCCACACCTACGAGGAAGGCGGCGCGCTGTGGCTGCGCACCACCGACTTCGGGGACGACAAGGACCGCGTGATGCGCAAGTCCGACGGCACGTTCACCTACTTCCTGCCGGACGTCGCCTACCACCGCTCCAAGTGGCTGCGCGGCTACGAGCGCGCGATCACCGAACTCGGCGCGGACCACCACGGCTCGCTGCAGCGCGTGATCGCGGGCCTGCAGGCGCTGGACTGCGGCATCCCGGACAACTGGCCGGAATACGTGCTGCACCAGATGGTCACCGTCATGCGCGGCGGCGAGGAAGTGAAGCTCTCCAAGCGCGCCGGCAGCTACCTGACGCTGCGCGACCTGATCGAGGAAGTCGGCCGCGACGCCACGCGCTGGTTCCTCATCGCGCGCAAGGCCGATTCGCAGCTCACCTTCGACATCGACCTGGCGCGCTCGCAGAGCAACGACAACCCGGTCTACTACGTGCAGTACGCGCACGCCCGCGTGTGCAGCCTGCTGCGCCAGGCCGGCGAGAAGGGCTTTACGTTCGATCTCGCCAACGGCCTGCGCCACGTCGACACGCTCGTGGATGAACAGGCGCAGGGCCTGATGGTCGAGCTCTCGCGCTACCCCGAAGTGGTCGAAGCGGCCGCGGACACGCTGGAGCCGCATGCCATCGCGCAATACCTGCGCGAGTTGGCGAATGCCTTCCACGGCTGGTACCACGCGCAACCCATCCTGGTGGATGATGCGAACCAACGCGACGCGCGCCTTGCGCTGAGCGTCGGCACCGGCCAGGTGCTGAAGAACGGATTGGATTTGTTGGGCGTTTCGGCCCCGGAGAAGATGTGA
- the radC gene encoding DNA repair protein RadC produces MRIRDWPIDERPREKLLARGASVLSDAELLALFLGSGLRGQDAVATARQLLTVHGPLRTLMDRPAVHLADLPGLGKARACLLSAALELGHRHFAAGMDRGETLSDPGSAGLYFARRLRGHPVETFAALFLDVRLRRIAFEELFRGTVDSTQIHPREVVRRALAHNAAAVIVGHNHPSGSSEPSDADRAATQRLKQALELVDMRLLDHFIVGDGPPLSMAARGLV; encoded by the coding sequence ATGCGCATCCGCGACTGGCCCATCGACGAGCGTCCCCGCGAAAAGCTTCTGGCACGGGGCGCGTCGGTGCTGTCCGATGCGGAATTGCTGGCCCTGTTCCTCGGTTCGGGCCTGCGCGGCCAGGACGCCGTGGCTACCGCGCGCCAGTTGCTGACGGTCCACGGCCCGCTGCGAACGCTGATGGACCGGCCGGCGGTGCACCTGGCCGACCTCCCCGGACTCGGAAAAGCGCGCGCCTGCCTGCTCAGTGCAGCGCTCGAACTCGGCCATCGTCACTTCGCCGCCGGCATGGACCGCGGGGAAACCCTGTCCGATCCCGGTTCGGCCGGCCTGTATTTCGCGCGCCGCCTCCGCGGCCATCCCGTGGAAACCTTCGCTGCCTTGTTCCTTGACGTGCGCCTGCGCCGGATCGCCTTCGAGGAGTTGTTCCGGGGCACCGTCGACAGCACCCAGATCCATCCGCGCGAAGTGGTCCGCCGCGCGCTCGCGCACAACGCAGCGGCCGTGATCGTCGGCCACAACCATCCCAGCGGAAGCTCCGAGCCCAGCGACGCCGACCGTGCCGCCACCCAGCGGCTGAAACAGGCGCTGGAGCTGGTCGACATGCGATTGCTCGACCATTTCATCGTCGGTGACGGCCCGCCGCTGTCGATGGCCGCACGAGGGCTGGTGTGA
- the dut gene encoding dUTP diphosphatase: MAPMMRTLEVKLLDPRFGDEWPMPAYATASSAGLDLRAALDAPLLLEPGDTALIPSGLSIHLADPTLCAVILPRSGLGHRHGIVLGNGTGLIDADYQGPLLISTWNRGREAFTIAPGDRIAQLVVLPIVRATLQVVDTFEESARGEGGFGHTGVR, from the coding sequence ATGGCCCCGATGATGCGAACGCTGGAAGTGAAGTTGCTCGATCCCCGCTTCGGCGATGAATGGCCGATGCCGGCGTACGCCACCGCATCGAGCGCGGGCCTGGACCTGCGCGCCGCGCTCGACGCGCCGCTGCTGCTCGAACCCGGCGACACCGCGCTGATTCCCTCCGGCCTGTCCATCCATCTCGCCGATCCCACGCTGTGTGCGGTGATCCTGCCGCGCTCGGGCCTGGGGCATCGGCACGGCATCGTGCTCGGCAACGGCACGGGCCTGATCGACGCCGATTACCAGGGGCCGCTGCTGATCAGCACGTGGAATCGCGGACGCGAGGCCTTCACCATCGCGCCCGGCGACCGGATCGCACAGCTCGTCGTGCTGCCAATCGTGCGCGCGACGTTGCAGGTAGTGGATACTTTCGAAGAAAGCGCGCGCGGCGAAGGTGGCTTCGGCCACACCGGCGTGCGCTGA
- a CDS encoding phosphomannomutase/phosphoglucomutase, with protein MSDKSDNQDATAAPPPKLAFKAQLRPALPAIALVCALIAAWMAWSGFQQFRADTRRAELVHARDAMVGQVSEAVKKHLAKLAAAVASAPVQSALAANDFAGAAAALKATYPEAQAAEVLGDGFEGAYAGLPATGFGKVGLMESALTQKEPIAAIVRDGGSAHLGLATLAAHGGTTPGVAYVRLPLTTVTGPVEGRKVDDASYIALRQGAFSVVERGDTALAGGAEVLASPVPGSPWRIAAGLPDTAKAPFELGAIPCFGTAAILALLAFLAFRSSRNPVVAEAHDEDAAQAPTLAEAMEQNPTARAPVAAPVVVREEVPHPVGKVLIDKGIFRAYDIRGVVGKTLDVGIAELIGQSVGSLMADKGLMDIVVGRDGRLSGPDMVSGLVAGLRKAGRNVIDIGMAATPVVYFAAYQLRTGCAIAVTGSHNPPDYNGFKIVVGGETLAGKAIDDLYARIAEGRLQEAHMLGNLQHRDVAQDYIDRITSDVQLDRRLKVVIDAGNGVAGAIAPQVLAAIGAEVTPLFCEVDGTFPNHHPDPSEPHNLESLIQMVKRLDADLGVAFDGDGDRLGVVTKEGKNIFPDRLLMLFAADVLERNPGAVIVYDVKCTGRLPGQILRHGGSPLMWKTGHSLIKAKMRETDAELAGEMSGHFFFKERWYGFDDGIYAAARLLEILASRSQTPSETLDALPEGVSTPEIKVDAPDGDPHAFVDRFRAVAKFEGARLSTIDGLRVDWPDGWGLVRASNTTPVLVLRFDGDSKEALIRIQDAFRTQLLALRPDLNLPF; from the coding sequence ATGAGCGACAAGAGCGACAACCAGGACGCCACGGCGGCACCGCCGCCAAAGCTCGCATTCAAGGCGCAATTGCGCCCGGCGCTGCCGGCGATCGCGCTGGTCTGCGCGCTGATCGCGGCCTGGATGGCGTGGAGCGGGTTCCAGCAGTTCCGCGCCGACACGCGCCGCGCCGAATTGGTCCACGCGCGCGATGCGATGGTGGGACAGGTCAGCGAGGCGGTGAAGAAACACCTCGCCAAGCTCGCCGCCGCCGTGGCGTCCGCGCCGGTGCAGTCGGCGCTGGCCGCGAACGACTTCGCGGGCGCGGCAGCGGCGCTGAAGGCGACCTATCCCGAAGCGCAGGCCGCCGAAGTGCTCGGCGACGGTTTCGAGGGCGCCTATGCCGGATTGCCGGCGACCGGCTTCGGCAAGGTCGGCCTGATGGAATCGGCCCTGACCCAGAAGGAACCGATTGCCGCGATCGTGCGCGACGGCGGGAGTGCACACCTCGGCCTGGCCACGCTCGCGGCGCATGGCGGCACCACGCCCGGCGTGGCCTACGTGCGCCTGCCGCTCACGACGGTCACCGGCCCGGTGGAGGGCCGCAAGGTGGACGACGCCAGCTACATCGCGTTGCGCCAGGGCGCCTTCAGCGTGGTCGAGCGCGGCGATACGGCGCTCGCCGGCGGCGCGGAAGTGCTCGCATCGCCTGTCCCGGGCAGCCCGTGGCGCATCGCGGCCGGCCTGCCGGATACGGCCAAGGCGCCTTTCGAACTCGGCGCCATCCCGTGCTTCGGCACCGCGGCGATCCTCGCGCTGCTCGCATTCCTGGCCTTCCGATCGAGCCGCAATCCGGTGGTTGCGGAGGCGCATGACGAAGACGCCGCGCAAGCGCCGACGCTCGCCGAGGCGATGGAACAGAACCCGACCGCGCGCGCGCCGGTCGCCGCGCCCGTCGTGGTGCGTGAAGAGGTGCCGCACCCGGTCGGCAAGGTGCTCATCGACAAGGGCATCTTCCGCGCGTACGACATCCGCGGCGTCGTCGGGAAGACGCTCGACGTCGGCATCGCGGAACTGATCGGCCAGTCCGTGGGTTCGCTGATGGCGGACAAGGGCCTCATGGACATCGTGGTCGGCCGCGATGGGCGCCTCTCCGGTCCCGACATGGTCTCCGGCCTTGTCGCCGGCCTACGCAAGGCGGGCCGCAACGTCATCGACATCGGCATGGCGGCGACGCCCGTCGTGTACTTCGCCGCCTACCAGTTGCGCACCGGTTGCGCGATCGCGGTGACCGGCAGCCACAATCCGCCCGACTACAACGGCTTCAAGATCGTCGTCGGCGGCGAAACGCTGGCGGGCAAGGCGATCGACGACCTGTACGCGCGCATCGCCGAAGGTCGCCTGCAGGAAGCGCACATGCTGGGCAACCTGCAGCACCGCGACGTCGCGCAGGATTACATCGATCGCATCACGTCCGACGTGCAGCTGGATCGCCGCCTCAAGGTGGTCATCGACGCGGGCAACGGCGTCGCCGGTGCGATCGCGCCGCAGGTGCTGGCCGCGATCGGTGCGGAGGTCACGCCGCTGTTCTGCGAAGTCGACGGCACGTTCCCGAACCACCATCCGGACCCGAGCGAGCCGCACAACCTCGAAAGCCTCATCCAGATGGTCAAGCGCCTGGACGCCGACCTCGGCGTGGCCTTCGACGGCGACGGCGACCGCCTGGGCGTGGTCACGAAGGAAGGCAAGAACATCTTCCCCGACCGCCTGCTGATGCTGTTCGCGGCCGACGTGCTCGAACGCAATCCGGGCGCGGTGATCGTGTACGACGTGAAGTGCACCGGCCGCCTGCCGGGCCAGATCCTGCGCCACGGCGGCAGTCCACTGATGTGGAAGACGGGCCACTCGCTGATCAAGGCCAAGATGCGCGAGACCGACGCCGAGCTCGCGGGCGAGATGAGCGGCCACTTCTTCTTCAAGGAACGCTGGTACGGCTTCGACGACGGCATCTATGCCGCCGCGCGCCTGCTCGAGATCCTCGCCAGCCGCAGCCAGACGCCGAGCGAAACGCTGGACGCATTGCCCGAGGGCGTGTCGACGCCGGAGATCAAGGTGGATGCGCCCGATGGCGATCCGCATGCGTTCGTCGACCGCTTCCGCGCGGTGGCGAAGTTCGAAGGCGCGCGCCTGTCGACCATCGACGGCCTGCGCGTGGATTGGCCGGACGGATGGGGCCTGGTGCGCGCGTCGAACACCACGCCGGTGCTGGTGCTGCGTTTCGACGGCGACTCGAAGGAAGCGCTGATCCGCATCCAGGACGCGTTCCGCACGCAGCTGCTCGCGCTGCGGCCGGACCTGAACCTGCCGTTCTGA